The Allofrancisella frigidaquae genome has a segment encoding these proteins:
- a CDS encoding lysophospholipid acyltransferase family protein, giving the protein MKSFLKKIWNILMWSRMTAFQLYSFAVIGGCSILINIFAFLKLPLSWRMAVCYVWTYLYWIGMLVFLQVFIKVTGRANIDRDYSCIYVSKHQSMLETFMFYGLIGKCHFIMKKELFDAPIFGSAMKNLGSIAIDRDKPRESLKKVVTEGKESLANGINVVIFPEGTRVKVGEYPEFQRSAMKLASDANVFIIPVAHNFGRFFPKSWSEVIKPGIARMDFGKRIDPNDYDSKELTSLCHKIINEKTKEFNG; this is encoded by the coding sequence ATGAAATCTTTTCTAAAAAAGATTTGGAATATTTTAATGTGGTCAAGAATGACTGCTTTTCAGCTTTACTCTTTTGCTGTAATTGGTGGTTGCAGTATTCTTATAAATATTTTCGCTTTTTTAAAGTTGCCCTTATCTTGGAGAATGGCTGTATGTTATGTTTGGACATATCTTTACTGGATAGGGATGTTAGTATTTTTACAAGTTTTTATAAAAGTTACAGGTAGAGCTAATATAGATAGAGATTATTCTTGCATTTACGTCTCAAAACACCAGTCAATGCTTGAGACATTTATGTTTTATGGACTTATTGGTAAATGTCACTTTATAATGAAAAAAGAACTTTTTGATGCACCTATATTTGGTTCTGCTATGAAAAATTTAGGAAGTATAGCTATAGACAGAGACAAGCCTAGAGAATCTTTAAAAAAGGTTGTTACAGAAGGTAAAGAAAGCTTAGCAAATGGAATAAATGTTGTTATTTTTCCAGAAGGCACAAGAGTTAAAGTAGGAGAGTATCCAGAGTTTCAGCGTTCAGCTATGAAACTGGCATCTGATGCAAATGTTTTTATAATACCAGTAGCACATAATTTTGGTAGATTTTTCCCAAAAAGTTGGTCAGAAGTTATTAAACCAGGTATAGCTAGGATGGATTTTGGTAAAAGAATAGACCCTAATGATTATGATTCAAAAGAGCTAACAAGCCTTTGTCATAAAATTATTAATGAAAAAACAAAAGAATTTAATGGTTAA
- a CDS encoding lysophospholipid acyltransferase family protein, with protein sequence MKKILYPLLVMRMQIFKIYAYIVLMFCCILMNTVGVLGFSLKVRLFVCWLWSCLYRLGVLIILQIYVKIDGKENIPNTPCIYVSKHQSMLETFVFYGLVKKCCFVMKQELLEKPIFGKTNEFAEAIGIDRDKGLSSMKKVIEEGKDRIKNKGLSIIIFPEGTRVPVGEYPKFQRSAIKLATVTQTPIIPVAHNFGVYFGRKKGDFIKPGIARMSFGAAIDSKSYSVSELTDKCYEIINTKTKSFGG encoded by the coding sequence ATGAAAAAAATACTCTATCCTTTATTAGTGATGAGGATGCAAATCTTTAAAATATATGCATATATAGTACTTATGTTCTGTTGTATTTTGATGAATACAGTTGGTGTACTAGGATTTTCTTTGAAAGTTAGGCTTTTTGTATGTTGGCTGTGGTCATGTTTATATAGATTAGGGGTTTTAATTATTTTACAGATATATGTAAAGATTGATGGCAAGGAAAATATTCCTAATACTCCTTGTATATATGTCTCAAAACACCAATCGATGCTTGAAACTTTTGTTTTTTATGGGTTAGTTAAAAAATGTTGTTTTGTTATGAAGCAAGAATTATTAGAAAAACCTATATTTGGTAAAACAAATGAGTTTGCTGAAGCAATAGGTATAGATAGAGATAAAGGCCTCTCATCTATGAAAAAAGTTATTGAAGAAGGAAAAGACAGGATAAAAAATAAAGGTTTAAGTATAATAATTTTCCCTGAAGGTACTAGAGTCCCTGTAGGTGAGTACCCTAAGTTTCAACGTTCAGCTATAAAACTTGCAACAGTAACCCAGACTCCCATAATACCAGTAGCACATAATTTTGGGGTTTATTTTGGTCGTAAAAAAGGTGACTTTATAAAACCTGGAATTGCTAGAATGTCTTTTGGAGCTGCTATAGATTCTAAAAGTTACAGTGTATCAGAGTTAACAGATAAATGTTATGAAATTATAAACACTAAAACAAAGTCTTTTGGTGGTTAA
- the fdxA gene encoding ferredoxin FdxA — protein MPFVVTESCIKCKYGDCVEVCPVDCFYEGPNMLVINPDECIDCALCEPECPVSAIKSSDDLNEKEEQMLDLNKELANLWPNIVEKCEPCEDADNWASVTDKLKYLER, from the coding sequence ATGCCGTTTGTAGTAACAGAAAGCTGCATAAAATGTAAATATGGTGATTGCGTTGAGGTTTGTCCAGTAGATTGCTTCTATGAGGGGCCAAATATGTTGGTTATAAATCCAGATGAGTGTATTGATTGTGCTTTATGTGAACCAGAATGTCCTGTTAGTGCAATCAAATCTAGTGATGATCTTAATGAAAAAGAAGAGCAAATGCTAGATTTAAATAAAGAGTTAGCAAATTTATGGCCAAATATAGTAGAAAAATGTGAGCCTTGCGAAGATGCTGATAATTGGGCATCTGTAACAGATAAATTAAAATATTTAGAGAGATAA
- a CDS encoding IS256 family transposase, giving the protein MSKNKKSEDIYTAIADQIIDSGVDINQMFEKDGLLKQLTKRLLEKALDAEMNSHLGYSKHQRTNSSNARNGYSNKTLATDTGNLEISVPRDRDSDFEPQIVPKRVTKINGLDQKIISLYAKGMSTTDIQQQLFELYDTKISTSFISDVTEAIIDDVKAWQNRPLESVYPIVFFDCIVVKVREDKHIINKAVYVALGISLTGHKDVLGLWISQNEGAKYWLSVFTELKNRGLQDIFIACTDNLKGMSDAIQAIYPETKHQLCIVHQIRNSLKYVPYKDKKEVARELKKIYDADTIAIAQSELDNFANKYDTKYPLISKSWINNWDNLTVFLQYPPKIRKVIYTTNAIESLNSQFRKVIKNKKLFPKDDSVFKSLYLAIDYLTKKWSMPVKYWNEAMPYFAIEFEHRIQRFM; this is encoded by the coding sequence ATGTCTAAGAATAAGAAGTCAGAAGATATTTACACAGCTATTGCAGATCAAATAATAGATTCAGGTGTTGATATTAATCAAATGTTTGAGAAAGATGGTTTGCTAAAGCAACTAACAAAACGATTATTAGAAAAAGCACTAGATGCAGAAATGAATAGTCATCTTGGTTATTCAAAACACCAAAGGACTAATTCATCAAATGCTAGGAATGGCTATAGTAACAAGACATTAGCTACAGACACAGGTAATTTGGAAATATCAGTTCCACGAGATAGAGATAGTGACTTTGAACCTCAAATAGTTCCCAAAAGAGTCACCAAGATAAACGGCTTAGACCAAAAAATTATATCTTTGTATGCTAAAGGTATGAGTACTACAGATATCCAACAACAGTTATTTGAGTTATATGATACAAAGATAAGTACAAGCTTTATAAGTGATGTTACAGAAGCTATTATTGATGATGTTAAAGCATGGCAAAATAGACCTTTAGAGTCAGTTTATCCAATAGTGTTTTTTGACTGTATAGTCGTTAAAGTTAGAGAAGACAAGCATATTATTAATAAAGCTGTGTATGTGGCTCTTGGCATATCGTTAACTGGTCATAAGGATGTATTAGGTCTTTGGATCAGTCAAAATGAAGGTGCTAAATATTGGCTTAGTGTTTTTACTGAATTAAAGAATAGAGGCTTACAGGATATATTTATAGCATGTACTGATAATTTAAAAGGCATGTCTGATGCTATACAAGCTATATACCCTGAGACAAAGCATCAGCTTTGTATCGTTCATCAAATTCGTAATAGTCTTAAGTATGTGCCATATAAAGACAAGAAAGAGGTAGCTAGAGAGTTAAAGAAAATATATGATGCTGATACCATTGCAATAGCTCAATCTGAGCTTGATAACTTTGCAAATAAATATGATACTAAATATCCTTTAATTTCAAAGTCATGGATAAATAATTGGGATAATTTAACTGTATTCTTGCAATATCCTCCAAAAATTCGTAAAGTTATTTACACTACTAATGCGATTGAATCGCTTAATAGCCAGTTTAGGAAAGTCATTAAGAATAAAAAGCTATTTCCTAAAGATGACTCTGTTTTCAAATCTTTGTACTTGGCTATAGATTATTTGACTAAAAAATGGTCTATGCCTGTTAAATATTGGAATGAGGCTATGCCTTATTTCGCTATCGAGTTTGAGCATAGAATTCAGAGATTCATGTAA
- the tyrA gene encoding bifunctional chorismate mutase/prephenate dehydrogenase, with protein MQKKICIVGGNGEMGQMSQYIFSKFLPEYKLTIFDEDDWNNPKDKLANQDIVILSVPIYLTEKIIKKVIPYLSQGTILADYTSIKQEPLDAMLKYYDGPVVGLHPIFGPTIKHPHKQVIVVCEGRHQEQYKYFIDDLAKIGFSIEKMTAKDHDKAMTFIQGIEHFSVYCLGMFLRHKDIDIQKMLKLASPVYKMELNIVGRLFSQGPGLYADIIMSDESRQKAIAEFAEFVAENSKDIIKGDKQAFMENFKAVKQWMGDFAEQAYKDSDKLLLKKN; from the coding sequence ATGCAAAAAAAGATTTGTATAGTAGGTGGTAATGGTGAAATGGGGCAGATGTCTCAATACATTTTTTCAAAGTTTTTACCAGAATACAAACTCACTATTTTTGATGAAGATGATTGGAATAATCCTAAAGATAAGCTTGCTAACCAAGATATAGTTATACTATCGGTGCCTATATATTTAACAGAAAAAATCATTAAAAAAGTTATTCCGTACCTCTCTCAAGGAACTATATTAGCTGACTATACAAGTATAAAACAAGAGCCTTTAGATGCTATGTTAAAGTATTATGATGGACCTGTAGTTGGACTACATCCAATTTTTGGACCAACTATAAAACATCCACATAAACAAGTAATTGTAGTGTGTGAAGGTAGGCATCAAGAGCAATATAAGTATTTTATTGATGATTTAGCTAAAATCGGTTTTTCTATCGAAAAAATGACTGCCAAAGATCATGATAAGGCTATGACTTTTATTCAAGGGATCGAGCATTTTAGTGTGTATTGTTTAGGTATGTTTCTAAGACATAAGGATATCGATATTCAAAAGATGCTGAAACTGGCAAGTCCAGTGTACAAAATGGAGTTAAACATAGTCGGCAGGCTATTTAGCCAAGGACCTGGATTGTATGCTGATATTATTATGTCTGATGAAAGTAGACAAAAAGCTATCGCTGAGTTTGCTGAGTTTGTCGCTGAAAATTCGAAAGATATCATCAAAGGTGATAAGCAAGCTTTTATGGAAAATTTTAAAGCTGTAAAGCAATGGATGGGTGATTTTGCTGAGCAAGCATATAAAGATAGTGATAAGTTATTGCTTAAAAAAAATTAA
- the nhaA gene encoding Na+/H+ antiporter NhaA → MSVSSNKQEVISGLILFTAAIAAIVVNNTPLSLYYGMLETVNAKIGIGHLIIDKNLIHWINDGLMAIYFLYVGLEIKREALVGALSKPTNVIVPAIAAFLGLLIPSFIYLLININYPNFIAGWAIPSATDIAFTLGILALLGSRVSPTLKLLVVTIAIFDDIAAIIIIAIFYTTDLSVPSLLLGTVFIGLMFICNLIFKVKRISLYVVLGFFAWACTIKSGVHATLAGFATAMCIPFENKRDKESPIRFMEESLQPWIVYFILPVFAFANAGINFSGFNFSMFFEPITLGIILGLFIGKQLGIFTILFIFKKTRFFPMSKNLSNAQLYGIGLVCGIGFTMSLFIGTLAFDSNQTLNLVKLGVLTGSILSGIFGYIVLRLVTHKPSKCTSN, encoded by the coding sequence ATGAGTGTATCGTCTAACAAACAGGAAGTTATTAGTGGCTTAATTCTTTTTACTGCGGCTATAGCAGCTATTGTAGTAAACAATACACCATTATCTTTGTATTACGGTATGCTTGAAACTGTGAATGCTAAAATAGGCATAGGTCATTTAATTATAGATAAAAACTTAATACACTGGATAAATGATGGCCTAATGGCTATCTACTTCCTTTACGTTGGTCTAGAAATAAAAAGAGAAGCTTTGGTTGGAGCTTTATCCAAACCAACAAACGTGATTGTACCGGCAATAGCAGCTTTTTTAGGTTTACTAATTCCATCTTTTATATATCTTCTTATAAACATAAATTATCCTAATTTTATAGCTGGTTGGGCTATTCCATCAGCGACAGATATAGCCTTCACACTTGGTATTTTGGCTTTGCTTGGCTCTAGGGTATCTCCCACCCTTAAATTACTCGTTGTAACTATTGCTATTTTTGATGATATCGCCGCAATTATTATTATCGCCATATTTTATACAACCGATCTTTCAGTACCTTCATTACTTTTAGGGACAGTGTTTATTGGGTTAATGTTTATTTGTAATCTTATATTCAAGGTTAAAAGAATTTCTTTATACGTTGTACTTGGATTTTTTGCTTGGGCTTGTACTATTAAGTCAGGTGTGCATGCTACTTTAGCAGGCTTTGCAACTGCAATGTGTATTCCTTTTGAAAATAAAAGAGATAAAGAATCTCCTATTAGGTTTATGGAAGAATCATTACAACCTTGGATTGTGTATTTTATACTGCCAGTATTTGCTTTTGCTAATGCGGGTATTAATTTTTCTGGTTTTAATTTTTCAATGTTTTTTGAGCCTATAACTTTGGGTATTATTTTAGGTTTATTTATTGGTAAACAATTAGGCATATTCACAATTTTATTTATCTTTAAAAAAACCAGGTTTTTTCCTATGTCTAAGAATTTATCAAACGCTCAACTATATGGAATAGGTTTAGTATGTGGTATAGGTTTCACAATGAGTTTATTTATAGGTACACTTGCTTTTGACAGCAATCAAACTCTAAACCTTGTCAAGCTGGGAGTGTTAACAGGCTCTATACTATCTGGAATATTCGGATATATTGTATTAAGGTTAGTTACCCATAAGCCTAGTAAATGTACTTCTAACTAA
- a CDS encoding endonuclease/exonuclease/phosphatase family protein: MSKKSSFQEFQNKFCLMSWNTFKIDYKNPQAFRSYITNIHSAHNVDIFCLQEAVHHDDTVFPIENFNINFASNIILKNHNYGVATVSHYPVDKNIKILTTHRESVIKTHKASLISHIKIDDKKIVVVNIHAINFKSNKVYEYEFEKIKEIIDPVKYKNPIIIAGDFNTWNRKRVKLIKDFCREFKFRIAFIDEPDLVKSFQKNHLDFILYRGLKLDKACVLDCKKISDHNPIVAEFIL; this comes from the coding sequence ATGTCTAAAAAAAGCTCTTTTCAAGAATTTCAAAATAAATTCTGTTTAATGAGTTGGAACACTTTTAAAATAGATTATAAAAACCCTCAAGCATTCAGGTCTTACATAACTAATATACACTCTGCGCATAATGTAGATATTTTCTGCTTACAAGAGGCTGTACACCATGACGATACAGTGTTTCCAATAGAAAATTTCAATATAAATTTTGCGTCAAATATTATCCTAAAAAACCATAATTATGGAGTGGCTACTGTAAGTCATTATCCTGTGGATAAAAATATTAAAATTCTTACAACACATCGAGAGTCTGTTATAAAAACACATAAAGCATCTTTAATAAGTCATATAAAAATTGATGATAAAAAAATAGTTGTGGTAAATATTCACGCTATAAATTTTAAAAGTAATAAGGTTTATGAGTATGAGTTTGAAAAAATAAAAGAAATTATTGACCCAGTAAAGTATAAAAACCCTATTATAATAGCAGGTGACTTTAATACTTGGAATAGAAAGAGAGTAAAGCTAATAAAAGATTTTTGTAGAGAATTCAAGTTTAGAATAGCTTTTATAGATGAACCAGACTTGGTTAAATCTTTCCAAAAGAATCATCTAGATTTTATTCTCTATAGGGGTCTAAAACTAGATAAAGCTTGTGTTTTAGATTGTAAAAAAATATCTGATCATAACCCAATAGTTGCTGAGTTCATTCTATAA
- a CDS encoding glycosyltransferase family 39 protein encodes MRKLLLQNKVIISAYFFFYLLIWIGLSILIYDANALPIDVAENIAWSKHLQIAFDKHPFLGAFFIKLILPFSPSTMVANLLASSICLLVTLLYTYKVTKLFMSKNESIVIIILSSCGGIYTALNFVDYSQNSIVLPFWVMSCYYFTLAMRNNKFIYWVTLGLVCALGLYAKLEMGLIILCLALYLAFNYKKEYLSKVFISFWIFIVSLIPLIWWLFYTNFALINYALNRYSGLRATDHNIIINFLLAQLNNLSTIGIIAVPILCILILFKIGIFRIQKNIETTFLKRLRQPLVCYGLYPLLFFFALQTYKVHIEYGWLIPIMSLTLPAVFYLLNIKIREFSLRKIVYVVLCFQILVFMVYNLFGYFTPMKDPRTLSNHVALKAEEFWQQNESQPLKNVIGYFSIYITPFISDTATAYRNFEDTRIPTNTVSLGVLDNCNIKANNAYLESLGYTIGKQKCITIDRVGRYSDEKQNFTLYILEKS; translated from the coding sequence ATGAGAAAATTATTGTTACAAAATAAAGTTATAATCTCTGCATATTTTTTCTTTTATCTGCTTATCTGGATTGGGCTAAGCATTTTGATATACGATGCAAATGCACTACCCATAGACGTTGCAGAAAATATAGCGTGGTCAAAACATCTGCAAATAGCTTTTGATAAGCATCCATTCTTAGGGGCGTTTTTTATAAAGTTAATATTGCCTTTTTCACCCTCTACTATGGTAGCAAATTTATTAGCTAGTAGTATTTGTTTGTTAGTGACTCTACTTTACACTTATAAAGTAACTAAGCTTTTTATGTCAAAAAATGAGTCTATTGTTATCATTATCCTCAGTAGCTGCGGGGGTATTTACACAGCTTTAAATTTTGTTGACTATAGTCAAAATTCTATAGTTTTGCCATTTTGGGTAATGTCTTGCTATTATTTTACTTTAGCCATGAGAAACAATAAGTTTATTTATTGGGTTACACTTGGCTTGGTATGTGCGCTAGGGTTATATGCTAAGCTAGAAATGGGGTTGATTATTTTATGTTTAGCACTTTATCTAGCTTTTAATTACAAAAAAGAGTATTTGAGTAAAGTTTTTATTTCCTTTTGGATTTTTATAGTTAGCTTAATTCCACTTATTTGGTGGCTATTTTATACAAACTTTGCTTTGATAAATTACGCATTAAATAGATACTCTGGATTACGTGCAACAGATCATAATATTATAATCAACTTTTTATTAGCACAGTTAAATAACTTATCTACAATTGGTATTATCGCTGTTCCAATATTATGTATTTTGATTTTATTTAAAATAGGTATATTCAGAATACAAAAAAACATCGAAACAACTTTCCTTAAAAGGTTAAGACAACCTTTAGTTTGCTATGGCCTATATCCTTTATTATTTTTCTTTGCTTTACAAACTTATAAAGTTCATATTGAATATGGCTGGTTAATTCCAATTATGTCACTTACATTACCAGCTGTATTTTATTTGTTGAATATTAAAATAAGAGAGTTCTCATTAAGAAAGATTGTATATGTAGTACTCTGTTTTCAGATTTTGGTTTTTATGGTATATAACTTATTTGGCTATTTCACACCGATGAAAGATCCAAGAACATTATCAAATCATGTAGCGCTGAAGGCAGAAGAATTTTGGCAACAAAATGAAAGCCAACCATTGAAAAATGTTATAGGGTATTTTTCTATATACATTACACCTTTTATTTCAGACACCGCAACTGCATATAGAAACTTTGAAGATACCAGAATTCCAACTAACACTGTTTCACTTGGTGTCTTGGATAACTGTAATATCAAAGCTAATAATGCTTATCTTGAATCTCTTGGTTACACAATAGGTAAGCAAAAATGTATAACAATAGATAGAGTAGGTAGATACTCTGATGAGAAACAGAATTTTACATTATACATTTTAGAAAAAAGTTAG
- the iglH gene encoding type VI secretion system baseplate subunit TssF/IglH: MDTDLKNIQSKEQLYQYLELNKHNKNDILGTGDLKVIIDAVEYTVQRSTQSIQEFILQRRFNLFYSYYPYFFQHVPNHAIVEASTNQNDKFIDLELGEEFVLKLDDSNFRFQAAIPFALLPFQVTNCYIDNNIINIEIDAIKPFRFDRNRFLLSANPLVMKNHQIYHLINTLREYKSAKMTLFVNELDKPIPITVFLNFDLKFNLEITQEIILKALTQAVFSNFYIEFEDLPEDYLFYKILLEIEIPKSNNISKPLASNVIKTNLLPVFNLFEDHAMKINCDYTQESYGVKNLDGPNEYVPTKLYSVEYNKQIAYHSYLNLSNAKSYNLIFEPSGHMRIAFLDPSLEELSGSNEIVINAQWTQIISADVKKKSYTFIPLSRSIGSLKFNIIYSYGFRRNQLLERAENILKVLNIINATGLDIDTFKTLISLITNHDKYAVKFIEKNLINIESSGEFRYVISIKTDLYKPEFVFYADLVRMFLKTHLSKRIGVKVNFQIKII, encoded by the coding sequence ATGGATACTGACTTAAAGAACATCCAGTCAAAAGAGCAGTTATATCAATATTTAGAATTAAATAAACATAATAAAAATGATATTCTAGGGACAGGCGACCTAAAAGTAATTATAGATGCGGTAGAGTATACGGTACAACGCTCTACACAAAGCATTCAAGAATTTATATTACAAAGAAGGTTTAACTTATTTTATAGCTATTATCCTTACTTTTTTCAACATGTACCCAATCATGCTATAGTAGAAGCTTCTACAAACCAAAATGATAAGTTTATAGATTTAGAGCTAGGTGAAGAATTCGTATTAAAGTTAGACGATAGCAATTTTAGGTTTCAGGCTGCTATACCTTTTGCTCTATTACCTTTTCAAGTAACAAATTGCTATATAGATAACAACATTATTAACATTGAAATTGACGCAATTAAACCTTTTAGGTTTGATAGAAACCGTTTTTTGCTAAGCGCTAATCCTTTGGTTATGAAAAACCATCAAATTTACCATCTTATAAATACTTTGAGAGAATATAAATCAGCAAAGATGACTTTATTTGTAAATGAGTTAGATAAACCCATACCTATTACTGTTTTTTTAAACTTTGATTTAAAGTTTAATCTGGAGATAACTCAAGAAATTATATTAAAGGCATTAACACAAGCCGTATTTAGTAACTTTTACATAGAGTTTGAGGATTTACCAGAAGATTATCTTTTTTATAAAATTTTGTTAGAAATAGAAATACCAAAATCTAATAATATATCGAAACCTTTAGCTTCCAATGTTATAAAAACTAATCTACTCCCTGTCTTTAACCTATTTGAAGATCACGCAATGAAAATTAACTGTGATTATACTCAAGAAAGCTATGGAGTAAAGAACTTAGATGGACCTAATGAATATGTTCCCACAAAATTATATAGCGTAGAATATAATAAACAAATTGCTTATCATAGCTATCTAAATCTTAGTAATGCAAAAAGCTATAATTTAATATTTGAGCCTTCAGGGCATATGAGAATAGCCTTCCTGGATCCTTCATTAGAGGAGCTTTCAGGTTCTAATGAAATTGTTATAAACGCTCAATGGACACAGATAATCTCCGCGGATGTTAAGAAAAAAAGTTATACTTTTATTCCTTTGAGTAGGAGTATTGGTAGCCTGAAATTCAATATAATTTATAGTTACGGCTTTAGAAGGAATCAACTCTTAGAAAGAGCAGAAAATATCTTAAAAGTATTAAATATTATTAACGCTACAGGTCTTGATATTGACACTTTTAAAACGCTAATTTCTCTTATAACAAATCATGATAAATATGCCGTAAAGTTTATTGAGAAAAACCTTATTAACATTGAGTCAAGTGGTGAATTTCGTTATGTAATATCTATAAAAACTGACTTATATAAACCTGAATTTGTTTTCTATGCGGATCTTGTACGTATGTTTCTTAAAACACACCTTTCTAAACGAATAGGTGTTAAGGTTAACTTTCAAATCAAAATAATATAA
- the dtd gene encoding D-aminoacyl-tRNA deacylase produces MISIIQRVSSASVMIDNATVAKIEQGILALICVEKEDDSNNFNKVTDKILKYRIFEDDAGKMNLSLQDISGGIILVPQFTLAANTSKGNRPSFSDGCSPAIAKGKFENLLQIFRDKYPNTQAGVFGAEMKVSLINDGPVTFSFKV; encoded by the coding sequence ATGATTAGCATTATTCAAAGAGTTAGTTCAGCTAGTGTTATGATAGATAATGCAACTGTTGCTAAAATAGAACAAGGTATTTTAGCTTTGATATGTGTTGAAAAAGAAGACGATAGCAATAATTTTAACAAGGTAACTGATAAAATCCTAAAATATCGTATCTTTGAAGATGATGCTGGCAAGATGAATTTATCACTACAAGATATTAGTGGTGGAATTATCTTAGTTCCGCAGTTTACTTTAGCAGCTAATACCAGTAAAGGTAACCGTCCTAGCTTTAGCGATGGTTGTTCTCCAGCTATTGCTAAGGGTAAATTTGAAAACTTATTACAAATATTTAGAGATAAATACCCAAACACACAAGCAGGGGTATTCGGGGCTGAGATGAAAGTTTCATTAATAAATGATGGTCCTGTAACTTTTAGTTTTAAGGTATAA
- a CDS encoding DotU family type IV/VI secretion system protein, translating into MNQDIIDVFATINFFIESYNLDTNMQDIIAFREKVITKTTHIHNLIHQELGERISFYIAFAIYIYCDEVINKLNFEADSNVTNWHLLQEEVYQRNDGGDYFFEIIEIVLDNPVFPKVVAQVLYLILALGFKGCYVGLQSEINKYKNKLCAILPNEEVGDISYPTLNNLDNKFRKTYKLWIYKSIFLAAVCFPIFSYFGILLIR; encoded by the coding sequence ATGAATCAAGATATTATAGACGTTTTTGCTACTATAAATTTTTTCATAGAAAGTTATAACTTAGACACAAATATGCAAGATATTATAGCTTTTCGTGAGAAAGTAATTACTAAAACAACGCATATACACAATTTGATTCACCAAGAGCTTGGTGAGAGAATCAGTTTTTATATTGCATTTGCAATATACATTTACTGCGATGAGGTGATTAATAAACTAAACTTCGAAGCAGATAGTAATGTTACTAATTGGCACTTACTCCAAGAGGAGGTTTATCAGCGAAACGACGGGGGAGACTATTTTTTTGAAATAATAGAAATTGTCCTTGATAATCCCGTATTTCCTAAAGTTGTAGCTCAAGTTTTGTATTTAATATTAGCATTAGGGTTTAAAGGTTGTTATGTCGGCTTACAATCTGAAATAAACAAATATAAAAATAAGCTTTGTGCTATATTGCCAAATGAGGAAGTAGGTGACATTAGTTATCCAACACTTAATAATCTAGATAATAAATTTAGGAAAACTTATAAATTATGGATCTATAAAAGTATATTTTTAGCGGCTGTTTGTTTTCCTATTTTTTCTTACTTTGGCATATTGTTGATTAGGTAA
- a CDS encoding DUF4280 domain-containing protein, protein MSNFVVSNALLKCSFGTVSTPLTVLPKGPLVKGQGQLAATINDHIPMVNIKPFGMCNSPSNPAGMGKPIVPTPCPCVPIIPSPWTPSATKTKVNGQPALLQNATCMCIWGGQISINTPGQMIIAAK, encoded by the coding sequence ATGAGTAATTTTGTAGTAAGTAATGCTCTTTTAAAATGTTCTTTTGGCACTGTATCAACTCCTTTAACAGTATTACCTAAAGGACCTTTAGTAAAAGGTCAAGGTCAATTGGCAGCAACTATAAATGATCATATTCCTATGGTAAATATTAAGCCATTTGGAATGTGTAATAGCCCCTCAAATCCGGCTGGTATGGGCAAACCAATAGTACCTACTCCATGTCCATGCGTACCTATAATACCATCTCCATGGACACCATCAGCAACTAAAACAAAGGTTAACGGTCAACCAGCTCTGCTACAGAACGCGACTTGTATGTGTATTTGGGGAGGCCAAATAAGTATTAATACTCCTGGACAGATGATTATTGCGGCTAAGTAG